A single region of the Salmo salar chromosome ssa16, Ssal_v3.1, whole genome shotgun sequence genome encodes:
- the LOC106573749 gene encoding serine/threonine-protein kinase H1 homolog isoform X2 has product MGCRTSKVLPEPPGDVQLDLVKKVEPPKTDIYKHFIRDDGSGSKMGGEKTGSLSPQAQAAFPAARAPPDTGQPEASDPRRNKVAKYRAKFDPRVTAKYDIKALIGRGSFSRVVRVEHKSTRQPYAIKMIETRYREGREVCESELCVLRRVRHTNIIQLMEVFETAERVYMVMELATGGELFDRIIARGSFTERDATRVLQMVLDGVKYLHTLGITHRDLKPENLLYYHPGADSKIMITDFGLASTRKKGDECLMKTTCGTPEYIAPEILVRKPYTNAVDMWALGVISYILLSGTMPFEDDNRMRLYRQILKGKYSFSGEFIFEINQIKTELCGIWLNEDMDNIQLAGFSVHQQDRTATSGKTRGGGLCLFVNNSCCAISNIKDVSTLFTKRVFIHIFRSCLFTTTN; this is encoded by the exons ATGGGGTGCAGGACGAGCAAGGTCCTCCCTGAGCCACCTGGAGATGTCCAGCTAGACTTGGTCAAAAAGGTGGAGCCTCCTAAGACTGACATCTACAAACATTTCATCCGAGACGACGGCAGTGGGAGTAAAATGGGAGGGGAGAAAAcaggttctctctctccacaggccCAGGCAGCTTTCCCAGCTGCCCGGGCACCCCCGGATACAGGCCAACCAGAGGCCTCAGACCCACGCAGAAACAAGGTAGCCAAGTACAGAGCCAAGTTTGACCCACGCGTCACAGCCAAATATGACATTAAGGCCCTGATAGGTCGCGGTAGCTTCAGCCGGGTGGTGCGAGTGGAGCACAAGAGCACGCGTCAGCCCTACGCCATCAAGATGATCGAGACACGCTATAGAGAGGGGCGTGAGGTATGCGAGTCAGAGCTGTGTGTCCTGCGTCGTGTACGCCACACTAACATCATCCAGCTGATGGAGGTGTTTGAGACAGCTGAGAGAGTGTACATGGTGATGGAGCTGGCTACAGGGGGAGAGCTTTTTGACCGTATCATCGCCCGTGGCTCTTTCACAGAGCGTGATGCTACACGTGTCCTACAGATGGTACTGGACGGGGTCAAGTATCTACATACACTTGGCATCACCCACCGTGACCTCAAGCCTGAGAACCTGCTCTACTATCACCCTGGGGCGGACTCAAAAATTATGATCACTGACTTTGGGCTGGCCAGCACTCGTAAGAAGGGGGATGAGTGCTTGATGAAGACCACTTGTGGGACACCAGAGTACATTGCCCCAGAGATCCTGGTACGGAAGCCATACACTAATGCTGTAGACATGTGGGCTCTGGGTGTCATTTCCTACATTCTGCTGAGTGGAACCATGCCCTTTGAGGATGACAACCGCATGCGCCTCTACCGCCAGATCCTCAAAGGGAAGTACAGTTTCTCTGGAGAG TTTATTTtcgagataaatcagatcaagacGGAACTGTGCGGAATATGGCTGAAcgaggacatggataatatacagttggctgggttttccgtgcatcagcaagacagaacagcaacctccggtaagacgaggggtggtggtctgtgtctatttgtcaacaacagctgctgcgcaatctctaatattaaggacgtctccacactatttaccaagagagttttcatccacatttttcgtagctgtctatttaccaccacaaactga
- the LOC106573749 gene encoding serine/threonine-protein kinase H1 homolog isoform X1, with amino-acid sequence MGCRTSKVLPEPPGDVQLDLVKKVEPPKTDIYKHFIRDDGSGSKMGGEKTGSLSPQAQAAFPAARAPPDTGQPEASDPRRNKVAKYRAKFDPRVTAKYDIKALIGRGSFSRVVRVEHKSTRQPYAIKMIETRYREGREVCESELCVLRRVRHTNIIQLMEVFETAERVYMVMELATGGELFDRIIARGSFTERDATRVLQMVLDGVKYLHTLGITHRDLKPENLLYYHPGADSKIMITDFGLASTRKKGDECLMKTTCGTPEYIAPEILVRKPYTNAVDMWALGVISYILLSGTMPFEDDNRMRLYRQILKGKYSFSGEPWPSVSNLAKDFIDRVLTVDPSERLTAGQALKHPWVVSMAASSSMKNLQRSISQNLLKRASSRCHSTKSAQSTRSSRSTKSNKARRAREKELRELNRRYQQQYNG; translated from the exons ATGGGGTGCAGGACGAGCAAGGTCCTCCCTGAGCCACCTGGAGATGTCCAGCTAGACTTGGTCAAAAAGGTGGAGCCTCCTAAGACTGACATCTACAAACATTTCATCCGAGACGACGGCAGTGGGAGTAAAATGGGAGGGGAGAAAAcaggttctctctctccacaggccCAGGCAGCTTTCCCAGCTGCCCGGGCACCCCCGGATACAGGCCAACCAGAGGCCTCAGACCCACGCAGAAACAAGGTAGCCAAGTACAGAGCCAAGTTTGACCCACGCGTCACAGCCAAATATGACATTAAGGCCCTGATAGGTCGCGGTAGCTTCAGCCGGGTGGTGCGAGTGGAGCACAAGAGCACGCGTCAGCCCTACGCCATCAAGATGATCGAGACACGCTATAGAGAGGGGCGTGAGGTATGCGAGTCAGAGCTGTGTGTCCTGCGTCGTGTACGCCACACTAACATCATCCAGCTGATGGAGGTGTTTGAGACAGCTGAGAGAGTGTACATGGTGATGGAGCTGGCTACAGGGGGAGAGCTTTTTGACCGTATCATCGCCCGTGGCTCTTTCACAGAGCGTGATGCTACACGTGTCCTACAGATGGTACTGGACGGGGTCAAGTATCTACATACACTTGGCATCACCCACCGTGACCTCAAGCCTGAGAACCTGCTCTACTATCACCCTGGGGCGGACTCAAAAATTATGATCACTGACTTTGGGCTGGCCAGCACTCGTAAGAAGGGGGATGAGTGCTTGATGAAGACCACTTGTGGGACACCAGAGTACATTGCCCCAGAGATCCTGGTACGGAAGCCATACACTAATGCTGTAGACATGTGGGCTCTGGGTGTCATTTCCTACATTCTGCTGAGTGGAACCATGCCCTTTGAGGATGACAACCGCATGCGCCTCTACCGCCAGATCCTCAAAGGGAAGTACAGTTTCTCTGGAGAG CCATGGCCCAGTGTGTCCAACCTGGCGAAGGACTTCATTGACCGTGTGCTGACAGTGGACCCCAGCGAGAGGTTGACTGCAGGCCAGGCTCTGAAGCACCCCTGGGTCGTCAGCATGGCTGCTTCATCCTCCATGAAGAACCTGCAGCGCTCTATCTCCCAGAACCTCCTGAAGAGGGCCTCGTCACGCTGCCACAGCACCAAGTCTGCCCAGTCCACACGCTCCAGCCGCTCCACCAAGTCCAACAAGGCCCGTCGTGCTCGGGAGAAAGAGCTGCGTGAGCTCAACCGCCGCTACCAACAACAATACAATGGCTGA